The Inediibacterium massiliense genome includes the window TACTACTAGATTAAAACTTACGCAGAGTAAGATGAAAGAGATTCCTATACCCATCCCAACTTTGGCAGAACAACAACGCATCGTAAACAAAATAGAATGCCTTTTCTCTAAAATAAACAAAGCAAAAGAACTGATAGAGGAAGCAAGGGAAGGGTTTGAAAATAGAAAAGCTGCTATTCTTACAAAGGCATTTAGAGGTGAATTGACAAAAGAATGGCGGGAAGAACATAAAATTGTAGGAACTGGTGAGAAACTTATTTACAAAATTTGCTATGAACAAGAAGAAAATTATAATAAGGCTTGTTTAGAAGCAAACGAAGTAGGTAGAAAAAGGCCCAAAAGATTAGATACTTCATATATAGAAAATGAATATCCTGATGTTAAGATTCCAAATAATTGGAAGTGGTGCAGAATAGCAGATATTATTGAGGACTTAACCGATTATCATGCTAATGGAAGTTATAAAGTATTAAAAGAAAATGTTGAACTGTTAGATGAGAAAGACTACGCATTTATGATTCGTGCAACAAATTTTGAACAAAATAATTTTACTACATTAATGAAATATATATCGAAGCAAGCCTATGAATTCCTTAGCAAAAGTAAATTGTTTGGTGGAGAGATACTTATTAGTAAAATTGGAAATGCAGGTACGGTGTATTATATGCCAAATTTAAACCACCCAGCTTCTTTGGCAATGAATTTATTTGCCTTAAGAATTTCATCACATATAAATTCAAAATATATTTATTATCATCTAAAGACAATAAGTTCCAAAAAAGATATCATGCAGTATGTTAGAGGTGTAACAACCAAATCAATTGATAAGAAATCAGTCAGGAGTATTTTTATAGCAATACCATCTAGAGAAGAACAAGATGAAATAGTGGATATAATAGAAAATTTACTCGATAAGGAAAATTTACTTGACGAACTAACCCAACTAGAAGACCAAATAGAACTTATAAAAAAATCAATCTTATTAAAAGTCTTTAGAGGAGAATTAGGAACAAACGATCCTACAGAAGAAAGTGCTCTTGAATTACTTAAGGAAGTACTTAAAGAAAAAATTAAATAGCTCTTAATTATATAAGTAAAGCCTAAGAAATAGATGATCTTGGGCTTGCATATTATATTTAATTGGAGTCTATTTGAATAGAAAAAGACTAATATGCAAATTTTTATTAGATAGAAGAGATTTGATGGTAGGTGTTAAAAATGAATAAAAGTAGAGAAATTCTTTGGTTAATTTGGCAAGATCCAGTAAAGAGACAACGTTATAAAATTGGAGAATTGTATAAAGAAAATGAAATGTATTATTTTAGATATGATTTAGAAGGAGTAAAGGAAGCAAAAAAATACAACTTCGAATTATTACCATCTTTTTCACAATTAAACAGCACATATGAAAATGACAAAATGTTTCCAGTATTTTCTACTAGACTTCCAGATAAGAGAAGAAGAAATATTGATGAAATTTTGAAGAAATATGGACTAGAGAGATATGATGCTTTTGAATTCTTAAAGAAAAATGGAGGTAAGTTACCAATTGATACATTAGAGTTTGTTGAGCCTATTTTTTTAAGCTATGATTTTGAAAAAATTGAGAGAAAATTTTATGTAGCAGGTACGAGATATTATCTAAAAGAATCTAAAACAAACTTTCAAGATTTAAATATTAAAGAGGGCTTTGAACTTAAATTATTTCAAGAAAATAACAATGAGTTTGATCAATTTGCAGTAATAGTATGTAATGATCAAAAAATAAAATTAGGGTATATTCCTAGATATTTCAGTAAAACTGTATCTATGGCTATAGAAAAAAAATATATGATTGAATGCATTGTAGATATGATAAACCTATTCGATTTTCAAGAATGTCTTAAGGTAAAGTTGATTATTAAAAAAGTGGAATAAAATTTTTTTATTTAAGAGAAAAACTCGATTCGTTCTGAATCGAGTTTTTAATATATTTTGAAATTATTATACATTGAACCTGATTTATAGAATTTTTTAGATGAAAAAGGATGATAATAAGTATTTTTATGTCCATGACGTATCTATTATATATCAATAAATCTATTATAGAGTATCGTATTTGTGGTAAAATTGCAGTAAATGCAGTATACATTAATATTTTAATTAAGGCTGGTTTGATAGATGATGTGTTAGGCGAGAAAAATTATATTTCAATCAATAAAGATTTGAGCTTATTTAGGAGTCAGCATAGTTTCAAATAACGCTAATTTCTACTATTTTTTTAGAAATGTTATGAGAGACGATTAAAGATTATAAAATTGGAGTTATAAGTTTATTTTATAAGTTCATACTTTACAGTGATATTTGTCTGAATGAGATTATGATAATATGCATTAAAGAATGATAATTTAGCTTATATAACAAACGAAAAATATTCAGTATTTAACAAGAATTGGGAGTTGATGTGTGAAGTGATTCTCGTTTTTGAATTGACGAAACAAGGGAAAAAACGACAATAATAGTCAAAGGAATTCTACAAAATTCATCTAATTAATATATTAGATGTAGATTAAATTGAAATCATGGCAGTATTAATAATGACAAAGAGTATTGTATTATTTTGTTATAAATGATTGTTCTTTAATATCACATATACTTAGTATGTCCATAATGAGAAGCGAAGGTATGTAGTTGTTTAAGATATGAAATGGAGAACCGTATCACAAGTAAGTTCGGGTTTTGAGGAATCGCTTCTATTTGAGTTATGGAAGTGGGTAATGGGGATAATGGCGGTTAATTGGATTGATTACTATAGATGATGAGGAGAATACTGTTGGAAAAAAAGAAAGTAACAAAAAAAATAGTAAATTTTTGGTATATAATTGAGATTTTGACTCAAGAGAAGTTTCCTAAACAAGATTATATAAGCCGGAAAATCACAGATAGGGTCAGAGAATATTCAATTAATACGAAAAATACTGATCCTAAAGGTATTAAGTATAACAAATTCACGATCTATACTGAATTGAAAGGTCAATGTGAAATCAGTGATAAGGTAAAAAAAGATGATGAGAATTATAAGTTTCATCAAGAGGTTAGTAGCATAGGTCATATATGCTACGGCAAAGTGCAGCGTGAGGGTATAGTCCGAAAACTCTATGAGGTGTTAAAGGTTGAGGACAAAAGACAGGAGAAGGAAATTGATGATATTTGTTTATTCACATTTAAAAGTTCTTTCACCGGGGAATATGAGGAAAAAAGCTTGCAAGTGTCCCCACTCATTTGGGGCGTCTACAAATGTTATGCAAATAAGGATAAGAAGCATAAAGGGATTTCTCATGATGATTATCAAGATGAAGTTGAATTGATTGAGCGAGAATTTGGTGATGACTTAAAGGTTAATAATGAGTTCATCGATAAGATTTACAAGTTACTGTTTGACAAATATATTGTGCCACTGGAACTAGAATCATACACGAAAAAAGTGGGCGTATTCATTTATTCAAGATTTAAAAATGAGGAGATAAAAGAAAAGGAAGAGGAGAAACTAGAAGATGTCAGTGAACTAGTCAAGAGCTTTTACTCAGATGATTTATCAATGATAAGTAGCGAGCTAAGTCAACTAGATTCGTTTAATGATATGCAAAATGATGTTATTGAATATATAATAAATCGATATTATTCAGATAAGAAACCAAAACATATTGAAGAAAATAAAATAAATATACGTACTGACAAGCATGAGCTGGAATCTGTGCTTTCTATTGAAAATATTTCACTGGGTAAATGGCCTTCGAAGTTTAATCCTGCGTTGATGCAACAAGTAGCAATTAATTATGGAATGTTTGAAAATGAATTGCAGAATATATTTTCGGTAAATGGACCTCCCGGAACAGGTAAAACAACACTGTTAAAAGAAATAATTGCACACAATATTGTTGAGCGAGCAATAAAGTTATCTGAATATGATAATCCAGATGACGCATTTTTTCCCATTTCATTTTATGATGATCAAGGGAAGAAAAAAGTATATCATCAATTTTTTCCTAACTATTATGTATTTAAAGATGAGTCTATTAATCATCATAGTATGTTGGTTGCATCTAACAATAATGCTGCAGTCGAAAATATTACTGTTGAACTTCCGAACTCAAACAGCCTGCTAAAAGGGTTAAGTCCAAGTCTATCTGATAATACTAAAGACACAATGAAATTAAGACAAAATCATGATTTGTTTGATATTTCGAAATGCAAGACCAAAGAATTGTACAGTGAATATAGAGATAATCCTGAAGCTGAAAAAGATAAGAATGCTAAGAAAAAAATTGAAGTTAAAGAGTTTAAAGAAGATATATACTTTTCCTGGTTAGCCCACAAAAGGCTCACTAATGGGGAGAACGGAACAGATCCAAAAGAGATCAATACATGGGGATTAATTTCAGCTCCTCTTGGAAAAAAATCTAATTTAAATACTTATTACTATAATGTTTTAAGTCACTTTGTTAAAACCGCAATGAAATATACAAAAACCTGTAGTGAACGGTTAATTCAGTATGAAGTTTCTAGAAAGAAGTTTCTTAGTCAATTAAAACTGGTAGAGAAGCTAAAGAAAGAGCTAATATTAGATTTAAAAGCAGAAAAAGATTTTGAAATTAGGAAAAAGAAAATTGAGAAGAAACTTCGCGATCTTGAAGACTCTGAGAATAAGTTAAAGAAACAGATCAATAAAGTTATAGATGAGAATAATAACTTATCAAGGAGTAAAAAAATTAAAGAGATTGAGGTTTCTAAGATTGAAGAGAAGAGGCAGGATGAATATGTCGAAGTTGAATTGTTAGAAGCCGATGTATTTCAAAATGAAGAGAACCTAAAAAATATTAGTGACACGATTAAAAAAATGGAAGAAAACATTGGACTTATCGATAAGCTTATCTACAAATTCTATAAAACAGAAAAGATGAATGAAGTAGATAGAGAAAAAGTAAAGCGCACTGAGATTCACAATGATCTAATGAAAGTAAGAAAAAAGCTAAAGGAACATAAAGGTGAGATAAAAAAACTCTTGAGACAACAACGTGATCTTCAAAAGAAAATTAAAAAAATTGATAATAGTATTGATGATAATTTGAATGTTTTAGAAGAGTACAGAAAGAAGTTAAATGAAATTGACAGTTCAAAATTAGAATTACATCAAAAAATTGAGCAAGCAATGAAAGTTCTGAATGAAAAGCTTGATTATATAAAAGCAACTAGAGCTATTATTGACAATGAATTTTGGGAAAATTTGAACTCAAAAGATGAGAAAGCGTCTACCAAGGCTCAACTTACTAACCCTTGGATTACTAGTGATTTTAATAGAGAACGAGAGAAGTTATTTTACTATGCTCTACAGCTGCATAAAAATTTTATTTTATCATCAAAATCGTGTAGATGTAATTTCAACTTACTTGGAATGTTATGGGGATATGTAGGTGATGAAAATAATGAAATTAAGGTTTTTTATCCTGAACATAAAGACCAGGCATTTCCTCATTTGTTAAATACATTGTTTTTGCTTACACCAGTTTTTTCAACGACATTTGCATCAGTAGGAAGATTCTTAAAAAATGTAAAACAAGGAAATAGTATAGGGTTGCTTATTGTTGATGAGGCAGGTCAGGCAACCCCACAAATTGCGTTAGGTGCTCTTTGGAGATCTAGGAAAGCAATCATAGTTGGTGATCCTAAACAAGTTGAACCTGTTGTTACATCAGATACGGAAATCATTATGAAGGCATTCTCCGATGATATTTTATCTTCCTATCAGAATAAGACGCTTTCTGTACAAGGCTTTGCGGATGCGATTAATCCAATTGGATCTTTTATAAAAGATCAATCATTGATAGAAAGTAAAGGGGATTGGGTGGGTTGTCCACTGGTTGTACATAGAAGATGTATTAATCCTATGTTTGATATTTCGAATGAACTTTCCTATGGAAAAACTATGAAGTATCAGACGAATCAGCCTGATGAATCATCATGTAATAAATTCCTGATCTTAAACTCGTGTTGGATAGATATTAAAGGTACAGAAGTAGGGCATAAGAATCATTATGTCAGAGAGCAAGGGAAGGCAATATTGGAGTTGGTTAAGAAGAGTTTTAATACATATAGTAGTACGGC containing:
- a CDS encoding restriction endonuclease subunit S — its product is MAKKKKTLEELLEEAIVPEDDQPYEVPSNWVWVKLLDGGAECLDRFRKPVNATERENRKGDVPYYGATGQVGWIDDYLTDEELVLVGEDGAPFYELLKNKAYIIEGKAWVNNHAHILKSYFGNYGNLYLMHYLNQFNYHGYVNGTTRLKLTQSKMKEIPIPIPTLAEQQRIVNKIECLFSKINKAKELIEEAREGFENRKAAILTKAFRGELTKEWREEHKIVGTGEKLIYKICYEQEENYNKACLEANEVGRKRPKRLDTSYIENEYPDVKIPNNWKWCRIADIIEDLTDYHANGSYKVLKENVELLDEKDYAFMIRATNFEQNNFTTLMKYISKQAYEFLSKSKLFGGEILISKIGNAGTVYYMPNLNHPASLAMNLFALRISSHINSKYIYYHLKTISSKKDIMQYVRGVTTKSIDKKSVRSIFIAIPSREEQDEIVDIIENLLDKENLLDELTQLEDQIELIKKSILLKVFRGELGTNDPTEESALELLKEVLKEKIK
- a CDS encoding AAA domain-containing protein gives rise to the protein MEKKKVTKKIVNFWYIIEILTQEKFPKQDYISRKITDRVREYSINTKNTDPKGIKYNKFTIYTELKGQCEISDKVKKDDENYKFHQEVSSIGHICYGKVQREGIVRKLYEVLKVEDKRQEKEIDDICLFTFKSSFTGEYEEKSLQVSPLIWGVYKCYANKDKKHKGISHDDYQDEVELIEREFGDDLKVNNEFIDKIYKLLFDKYIVPLELESYTKKVGVFIYSRFKNEEIKEKEEEKLEDVSELVKSFYSDDLSMISSELSQLDSFNDMQNDVIEYIINRYYSDKKPKHIEENKINIRTDKHELESVLSIENISLGKWPSKFNPALMQQVAINYGMFENELQNIFSVNGPPGTGKTTLLKEIIAHNIVERAIKLSEYDNPDDAFFPISFYDDQGKKKVYHQFFPNYYVFKDESINHHSMLVASNNNAAVENITVELPNSNSLLKGLSPSLSDNTKDTMKLRQNHDLFDISKCKTKELYSEYRDNPEAEKDKNAKKKIEVKEFKEDIYFSWLAHKRLTNGENGTDPKEINTWGLISAPLGKKSNLNTYYYNVLSHFVKTAMKYTKTCSERLIQYEVSRKKFLSQLKLVEKLKKELILDLKAEKDFEIRKKKIEKKLRDLEDSENKLKKQINKVIDENNNLSRSKKIKEIEVSKIEEKRQDEYVEVELLEADVFQNEENLKNISDTIKKMEENIGLIDKLIYKFYKTEKMNEVDREKVKRTEIHNDLMKVRKKLKEHKGEIKKLLRQQRDLQKKIKKIDNSIDDNLNVLEEYRKKLNEIDSSKLELHQKIEQAMKVLNEKLDYIKATRAIIDNEFWENLNSKDEKASTKAQLTNPWITSDFNREREKLFYYALQLHKNFILSSKSCRCNFNLLGMLWGYVGDENNEIKVFYPEHKDQAFPHLLNTLFLLTPVFSTTFASVGRFLKNVKQGNSIGLLIVDEAGQATPQIALGALWRSRKAIIVGDPKQVEPVVTSDTEIIMKAFSDDILSSYQNKTLSVQGFADAINPIGSFIKDQSLIESKGDWVGCPLVVHRRCINPMFDISNELSYGKTMKYQTNQPDESSCNKFLILNSCWIDIKGTEVGHKNHYVREQGKAILELVKKSFNTYSSTAGDSSKPSLYIISPFTTVINALRDLLSKDKSLSKFDYFEDWLDESLGTVHKFQGKEANEVIFALGCDKNAMGAVKWVNRNILNVAATRAKYRFYIIGDYEIWTKSEIFEIASRHLPKLENY
- a CDS encoding HIRAN domain-containing protein, which encodes MNKSREILWLIWQDPVKRQRYKIGELYKENEMYYFRYDLEGVKEAKKYNFELLPSFSQLNSTYENDKMFPVFSTRLPDKRRRNIDEILKKYGLERYDAFEFLKKNGGKLPIDTLEFVEPIFLSYDFEKIERKFYVAGTRYYLKESKTNFQDLNIKEGFELKLFQENNNEFDQFAVIVCNDQKIKLGYIPRYFSKTVSMAIEKKYMIECIVDMINLFDFQECLKVKLIIKKVE